One window of Salmo salar chromosome ssa11, Ssal_v3.1, whole genome shotgun sequence genomic DNA carries:
- the LOC106563591 gene encoding zinc finger Y-chromosomal protein 1, with product MDEDETRLALHSQEPKIILHGSDEGGAAGEEFVVELQETVLVSEGEGEGMAVHGFASDELVIQDAVEDVVSEYVHCDEDEDVAVETCVMSLEGEDEGVAMGDIPEDVMVADGHTQDELDPEQDTDGCGDYLMISLDEAGKMVSDDGTEVTVEGAEEDQEVEKDEDGQEVIKVYIFKADSGEDDLGETVDISDGDTEDVALTDSTGRTLREKMVYMSQGDHGSSKISDEVYMEVVVGGEEPVTHERSYDGTALSKDFMPVAWAATYGSEDSESCENRNGAASALLHIDESDGVDKLNRQRNKNKRTRAEPRQVQTAIIIGPYGQPLTVYPCMLCGKKFKSRGFLKRHTKNHHQDVLTRKKYQCTDCDFTTNKKASLHNHMEVHTLSNKALFECEVCGKEFHQQAALFSHRLQHHHREPKSPVPSQANKMHKCKFCDYETAEQGLLNRHLLAVHSKSFPHICVECGKGFRHPSELKKHMRTHTGEKPYSCLYCDYKSADSSNLKTHVKTKHSKEMPFKCERCFQTFAEEEELLQHGLTHEEAKTHQCAHCEHKSSNSSDLKRHIISVHTKDYPHKCAVCDKGFHRPSELKKHSASHRAKKLHQCRHCNFKIADPFVLSRHILSVHTKEQQASPEKNGAKRTLLGPSPASASASAPVAKKQVLVPGASSSAAGLATGPRERRVYQCQYCDYSSGDASGFKRHVISIHTKDYPHRCEICSKGFRRPSEKNQHIARHHKDLVQAE from the exons ATGGATGAGGACGAGACCAGGCTGGCACTACATTCCCAAGAGCCTAAAATCATTCTCCATGGATCAG ATGAGGGTGGGGCTGCAGGGGAGGAGTTTGTGGTGGAGCTGCAGGAGACTGTGCTGGTgtcggagggggagggggagggaatgGCGGTGCATGGATTTGCTTCAGACGAGCTGGTGATCCAAGATGCTGTTGAGGACGTGGTGTCTGAGTATGTGCACTGCGATGAGGACGAGGATGTTGCTGTCGAGACGTGTGTGATGTCACTGGAGGGGGAGGACGAAGGTGTTGCCATGGGGGACATCCCTGAGGATGTGATGGTCGCAGACGGGCATACCCAGGATGAACTGGACCCAGAGCAAGACACAGACGGCTGTGGGGACTACCTGATGATCTCCT TGGATGAGGCAGGCAAGATGGTGTCAGACGATGGCACAGAGGTGACTGTGGAGGGAGCCGAGGAGGACCAGGAGGTGGAGAAGGATGAGGACGGCCAGGAGGTGATCAAGGTGTACATCTTCAAGGCAGACTCTGGGGAGGATGACCTGG GAGAAACAGTGGACATCAGTGATGGAGACACAGAGGATGTGGCACTGACGGACTCTACAGGCCGAACGCTCCGAGAGAAGATGGTGTACATGTCTCAGGGGGACCATG GTTCATCAAAGATATCAGATGAGGTTTatatggaggtggtggtggggggtgaggAACCAGTGACCCACGAGCGGTCGTACGATGGCACGGCTCTCAGCAAGGACTTCATGCCTGTGGCCTGGGCAGCCACGTATG GTTCTGAGGACAGTGAGAGCTGTGAGAACAGAAACGGTGCTGCCAGTGCTCTGCTGCACATTGACGAATCAGACGGAGTGGACAAGCTCAACAGGCAACGAAACAAGAACAAGAGAACAAGGGCTGAGCCTCGCCAGGTCCAGACAG CCATCATCATTGGTCCGTATGGCCAGCCTCTGACAGTATATCCCTGCATGCTCTGTGGCAAGAAGTTCAAGTCGCGAGGCTTCCTGAAGCGCCACACCAAAAACCACCACCAGGATGTCCTGACCAGGAAAAAGTATCAGTGCACGGACTGTGACTTCACCACCAACAAGAAGGCCAGCCTTCATAACCACATGGAGGTGCACACGCTGAGCAACAAGGCTCTGTTTGAGTGTGAGGTGTGTGGCAAGGAGTTCCACCAGCAGGCGGCACTGTTCTCCCATCGACTGCAGCACCACCACCGTGAGCCCAAGAGCCCTGTGCCTTCACAGGCCAACAAGATGCACAAGTGCAAATTCTGTGACTATGAGACGGCTGAACAAGGACTGCTCAATCGCCACTTGCTGGCCGTCCATAGTAAGAGCTTTCCCCACATTTGTGTGGAATGTGGCAAGGGTTTCCGGCACCCCTCCGAACTGAAgaaacacatgcgcacacacaccggCGAGAAGCCTTACTCTTGCCTCTACTGCGACTACAAGTCGGCTGATTCCTCCAACCTGAAGACGCATGTCAAGACCAAGCACAGCAAAGAGATGCCCTTCAAGTGTGAACGCTGCTTCCAGACCTTTGCTGAGGAGGAGGAGTTGCTGCAGCACGGGCTGACGCACGAGGAGGCCAAAACCCATCAGTGTGCCCACTGTGAACACAAGAGCTCCAACTCCAGTGACCTGAAGCGCCACATCATATCGGTGCACACCAAGGACTACCCCCACAAATGTGCAGTCTGCGATAAAGGTTTCCACCGGCCATCTGAACTGAAGAAGCACTCGGCATCGCACCGTGCCAAGAAACTGCACCAGTGCCGGCACTGCAACTTTAAGATCGCGGACCCCTTTGTGCTCAGTCGCCATATCTTGTCGGTTCACACCAAGGAGCAACAGGCCTCTCCTGAAAAGAATGGAGCCAAAAGGACCTTATTGGGGCCTTcccctgcctctgcctctgccagTGCACCGGTGGCAAAGAAGCAGGTTTTGGTGCCTGGTGCTAGTTCTAGTGCTGCGGGCTTGGCAACAGGGCCCAGGGAGAGGAGGGTGTACCAGTGTCAGTACTGTGATTACAGCAGTGGGGATGCCTCAGGCTTCAAGCGCCATGTGATCTCCATCCATACAAAAGACTACCCCCACCGCTGTGAGATCTGCTCTAAAGGCTTCCGCAGGCCCTCAGAGAAGAACCAGCATATCGCACGCCACCACAAGGACTTGGTGCAGGCAGAGTGA